One genomic segment of Candidatus Latescibacterota bacterium includes these proteins:
- a CDS encoding S8 family serine peptidase, whose protein sequence is MQPRRLLTLSLLLLSSACTAARAAEVAPALSPWLADGPRPVWVFFADKGAMEDSPAAHEDAANRLSARALARRARLGRSADVVGWADLPNDPAYLDWLTAHGFSVRAESRWLAAVTVVTDGAGVRLLATAPFVARLAPVGGAGRPEPDRLPAPSAPGANRALPLDYGGSLPELEQVNLPPLHDLGFHGEGVVVGMLDSGFNTTHEALSGLSVLGAYDFVNDDPVVANEPGDPDGQENHGTETFSTLAGHAPGSLIGPAFGASFYLAKTEDVSQEVPAEEDFWVEGIEWLEANGCDLVSSSLAYDDWYTFEDYDGNTCVTTIAADMAVALGVAVFNSAGNYRQTTGTIAAPADGDSVITVGAVEITGEIAGFSSPGPTADGRIKPDVCALGVSNNVVVPGTLDQYQGASGTSFSCPLTAGVGAVLLGAHPGTSPVLLREALRRTASQSTTPDNDYGWGIVNALAAYEWLGATAAPAAAPAGPLHLAGNWPNPFNPSTRIAFSLDHPLDARLDVLDLQGRHLRRLHAGRLDAGAHALSWDGRDDGGHPVASGVYVLRLAGEGHQQRLKVMLLK, encoded by the coding sequence ATGCAGCCGCGGCGACTCCTCACCCTCTCCCTGCTGCTGCTCTCCTCGGCCTGCACGGCCGCGCGCGCCGCCGAAGTGGCGCCCGCGCTATCGCCCTGGCTGGCCGACGGTCCGCGCCCCGTCTGGGTCTTCTTCGCCGACAAGGGCGCCATGGAGGACAGCCCCGCCGCGCACGAGGACGCCGCGAACCGGCTCAGCGCACGCGCCCTCGCCCGCCGCGCGCGGCTCGGGCGCAGCGCGGACGTCGTCGGCTGGGCCGATCTGCCCAACGACCCCGCCTACCTTGACTGGCTGACGGCGCATGGCTTCTCCGTGCGCGCCGAGAGCCGCTGGCTGGCCGCGGTGACCGTGGTCACGGACGGCGCCGGCGTCCGGCTGCTGGCGACGGCGCCCTTCGTCGCGCGCCTCGCGCCGGTGGGCGGCGCCGGGCGCCCCGAGCCCGACCGCCTCCCCGCGCCCAGCGCCCCGGGCGCGAACCGCGCGCTGCCGCTGGACTACGGCGGCAGCCTGCCCGAACTCGAGCAGGTGAACCTGCCGCCGCTGCACGACCTCGGCTTCCACGGCGAGGGCGTGGTGGTGGGCATGCTGGACTCGGGCTTCAACACCACGCACGAGGCGCTCTCGGGCCTCAGCGTGCTCGGCGCCTACGACTTCGTGAACGACGATCCCGTCGTCGCCAACGAGCCCGGCGACCCCGACGGCCAGGAGAACCACGGCACCGAGACCTTCTCGACCCTGGCCGGCCACGCGCCGGGCTCGCTCATCGGCCCGGCCTTCGGCGCGAGCTTCTACCTCGCCAAGACCGAGGACGTCAGCCAGGAGGTGCCCGCCGAGGAGGACTTCTGGGTCGAGGGCATCGAGTGGCTCGAGGCGAACGGCTGCGATCTGGTCAGCTCGAGCCTCGCCTACGACGACTGGTACACCTTCGAGGACTATGACGGTAACACCTGCGTGACCACCATCGCCGCGGACATGGCCGTGGCGCTCGGCGTGGCCGTCTTCAACAGCGCCGGCAACTACCGGCAGACCACGGGCACGATCGCCGCGCCCGCCGACGGCGACAGCGTGATCACCGTGGGCGCCGTGGAGATCACCGGCGAGATCGCCGGCTTCAGCTCGCCGGGGCCCACGGCCGACGGGCGCATCAAGCCCGACGTCTGCGCGCTCGGCGTGTCCAACAACGTGGTCGTCCCCGGCACGCTCGACCAGTACCAGGGCGCCTCGGGGACGAGCTTCTCCTGCCCGCTGACCGCGGGCGTGGGGGCCGTGCTGCTCGGCGCCCACCCCGGCACGAGTCCCGTCCTGCTGCGCGAGGCGCTGCGCCGCACCGCCAGCCAGTCGACGACTCCGGACAACGACTACGGCTGGGGCATCGTGAACGCGCTGGCGGCCTACGAGTGGCTGGGCGCCACGGCAGCTCCCGCCGCCGCGCCGGCCGGACCGTTGCACCTCGCGGGCAACTGGCCGAATCCCTTCAACCCGAGCACGCGCATCGCGTTCTCCCTCGACCACCCGCTGGACGCGCGCCTGGACGTCCTCGACCTGCAGGGGCGCCACCTGCGCCGACTCCACGCGGGACGCCTCGACGCCGGTGCGCACGCGCTCAGCTGGGACGGCCGCGACGACGGCGGGCACCCCGTGGCCAGCGGCGTGTATGTGCTGCGGCTGGCGGGTGAGGGACATCAGCAGCGGCTCAAGGTGATGCTGCTGAAGTAG